A genomic region of Apus apus isolate bApuApu2 chromosome 24, bApuApu2.pri.cur, whole genome shotgun sequence contains the following coding sequences:
- the CCDC124 gene encoding coiled-coil domain-containing protein 124, with the protein MPKKFQGENTKSAAARARRAEAKAAADAKRQQELEDAYWKDEDKHVMRKEQRKEEREKRRLEQLERKKELQRLLEEEDSKLKGKSPKQVTPGKVTRAQIEETIKKDQQQKENADAVEKEKTHLEVPLEENINRRVLEEGSVEARTIEDAIAVLSVADADRHPERRMKAAFGAFEELHLPRLKQENPNMRLSQLKQLLKKEWMKSPENPMNQRHKAYNSQK; encoded by the exons ATGCCCAAGAAGTTCCAAGGGGAGAACACCAAGTCGGCTGCTGCCCGAGCGAGGAGAGCTGAggccaaggcagcagctgatgcCAAAcggcagcaggagctggaagatGCCTACTGGAAGGATGAAGACAAACACGTgatgaggaaggagcagaggaag gaggagagggagaagcggcggctggagcagctggagcgcaagaaggagctgcagcgcctgctggaggaggaagacTCGAAGCTGAAAGGGAAGTCACCCAAGCAGGTCACTCCGGGCAAAGTCACCAGGGCCCAGATTGAGGAGACCATCAAAAAAGaccagcagcagaaggagaaTGCAGATGCAG tggaaaaggagaagactCACTTGGAGGTCCCCTTGGAAGAGAACATCAACAGGagggtgctggaggaggggTCTGTGGAGGCCAGGACGATTGAAGATGCCATTGCTGTCCTCAG CGTTGCTGACGCCGACCGGCACCCCGAGCGCCGCATGAAAGCGGCTTTTGGGGCCTTCGAGGAGCTGCACCTGCCCCGCCTGAAGCAGGAGAACCCCAACATGCGCCTGTCCCAGCTCAAGCAGCTCCTCAAGAAGGAGTGGATGAAGTCTCCAGAGAACCCCATGAACCAGAGGCACAAAGCTTACAACAGCCAGAAGTAG
- the SLC5A5 gene encoding sodium/iodide cotransporter yields the protein MSHPPVWDKAVFAARNEEAKTSPAPAATYRHGRSHPTGPEGSNRLRRSVLPPRDTGGLWEVPGQGVPPPAAAALASAGSPAGEVPVRLTFSFWDYGVFGLMLLISTGIGLFHGLAKGGQKTSDDFFTGGRQMSALPVGLSLSASFMSAIQVLGVPAEAYRYGAKFLWMCLGQILNTLLTAYLFLPVFYRLGLTSTYEYLERRFSRSVRLCGTLQYVVATMLYTGIVIYAPALILNQVTGLDIWASLLSTGVICTFYTTIGGMKAVIWTDVFQVMVMLSGFIAVVIRGVLLVGGPARVLDIANNGSRVNFLDFNPDPRSRYTVWTFLLGGTLVWLSMYGVNQAQVQRYVACRTEREARMALLVNQVGLLCIVSSAVACGLVMFALYRDCDPLLAGHISAPDQYMPYLVLDIFKTTPGVPGLFLACAYSGTLSTASTSINAMAAVTLEDLVRPRLPALSPRRLTHISKGLSLIYGTSCITVAALASLLGGGVLQGSFTVMGVISGPLLGAFVLGMFLPRCSTAGVLGGLATGFALSFWVAVGGTMHPPSAATMGVLPSSVTLCPPLNGTNGTGPGLQEPPEPTQPGILGDFYAISYLYYGALGTLSTVVAGVLLSCLPGLTRRTRQPPAVLWWDIVRQPSSVSPVGTKTPGDEPLGKGEAPQALVAREDTSSWHLPEPGTPTDLLLRETHV from the exons ATGTCCCACCCCCCTGTgtggg ACAAAGCagtgtttgcagccaggaatGAGGAAGCCAAGACCAGCCCCGCGCCCGCTGCCACGTATCGCCACGGCCGGAGCCATCCCACCGGCCCCGAGGGCAGCAACCGGCTCCGGCGCTCCGTGCTCCCCCCCCGGGACACCGGGGGGCTCTGGGAG GTGCCTGGCCAGGGTgtccccccccccgcagccGCCGCGCTGGCCTCGGCGGGGAGCCCGGCAGGGGAGGTGCCGGTTCGTCTCACATTCAGCTTCTGGGACTACGGCGTCTTCGGGCTGATGCTGCTCATCTCCACCGGCATCGGGCTCTTCCACGGCCTGGCCAAGGGCGGCCAGAAAACCTCGGATGATTTCTTCACGGGGGGGAGGCAGATGTCGGCGCTGCCCGTGGGGCTCTCGCTCTCCGCCAGCTTCATGTCGGCCATCCAGGTGCTGGGGGTGCCGGCCGAGGCGTACCGGTACGGAGCCAAGTTCCTCTGGATGTGCCTGGGTCAGATCCTCAACACCCTCCTCACCGCCTACCTCTTCCTCCCCGTCTTCTACCGCCTGGGGCTCACCAGCACCTACGAG TATCTGGAGCGGAGGTTCAGCAGGAGCGTCCGGCTGTGCGGGACCCTGCAGTACGTGGTGGCCACG ATGCTGTACACTGGGATCGTCATCTACGCCCCCGCCCTCATCCTCAACCAAG TGACTGGGCTGGACATCTGGGCGTCCCTGCTCTCCACTGGAGTCATCTGCACCTTCTACACCACCATA GGTGGGATGAAGGCTGTCATCTGGACAGACGTCTTCCAGGTCATGGTCATGCTCTCGGGTTTCATCGCTGTGGTCATCCGGGGGGTGCTGTTGGTGGGGGGTCCCGCCAGGGTGCTGGACATTGCCAACAACGGCTCCAGGGTCAACTTCCTTGA CTTCAACCCGGACCCGCGGAGCCGATACACGGTGTGGACCTTCCTGCTGGGTGGGACACTGGTCTGGCTCTCCATGTACGGTGTCAACCAGGCCCAGGTCCAGCGCTACGTGGCCTGCAGGACCGAGAGGGAGGCCAGGAT GGCGCTGCTGGTGAACCAAGTGGGGCTGTTGTGCATCGTCAGCAGCGCGGTGGCCTGTGGCCTCGTCATGTTTGCGCTGTACCGGGACTGTGACCCCCTCCTCGCCGGCCACATCTCGGCTCCAGACCAG taCATGCCTTACCTGGTCCTCGACATCTTCAAGACCACCCCAGGGGTACCAGGGCTGTTCCTGGCCTGTGCCTACAGCGGGACCCTCAG cactgcctccaCCAGCATCAACGCCATGGCGGCCGTCACCCTCGAGGACCTCGTCAGGCCCCGGCTGCCTGCGCTGTCACCACGGAGGCTGACCCACATCTCCAAGGGGCTCT CGCTCATCTACGGCACCTCCTGCATCACGGTGGCAGCCCTGGCCTCGCTGCTGGGCGGTGGGGTGCTGCAG GGCTCCTTCACGGTGATGGGGGTGATCAGCGGCCCCTTGCTGGGGGCGTTCGTCCTGGGCATGTTCCTGCCGCGCTGCAGCACGGCC ggcgTGCTGGGGGGCCTGGCCACCGGCTTTGCCCTCTCCTTCTGGGTGGCAGTGGGGGGCACGATGCACCCCCCCAGCGCTGCCACCATGGGGGTGCTGCCCTCCTCTGTCACCCTCTGCCCACCGCTCAACGGCACCAACGGCACCGGCCCGGGACTCCAGGAGCCCCCTGAGCCCACACA ACCAGGCATCCTGGGTGACTTCTACGCCATCTCCTACCTGTACTACGGGGCGCTGGGGACCCTCAGCACGGTGGTGGCCGGGgtcctgctcagctgcctgccag ggcTGACCAGGCGGACGCGGCAGCCCCCGGCCGTGCTGTGGTGGGACATCGTGAGGCAGCCGAGCTCGGTGTCCCCCGTGGGCACCAAGACCCCTGGGGACGAGCCCCTGGGCAAAGGTGAAGCCCCCCAGGCGCTGGTGGCCAGGGAGGACACCTCCTCCTGGCACCTCCCCGAGCCCGGCACCCCCACCGACCTGCTGCTGCGGGAGACCCACGTGTAG